Proteins found in one uncultured Desulfuromonas sp. genomic segment:
- a CDS encoding type II secretion system F family protein, translating into MPLYRYSAMNERGEIQRSTLVAADPSAAAASLAGRGLSLLQLQETDDEATDFSASLARMGRVRQREVIIFLRMLGALIGSGITITEAISVLQAQSSGRRLRAVLEDIKTHIEGGISLSEALAQYPRLFPEIAVNMVRAGESGGILQETLNSLVVYLEKKAALRRTVIRAFIYPSIVLLVAIGVIIFLVTFVIPRFLSLLEGRPLPWNTQLLFDLSQFLIRYHTPIIVAVLGTVALTVVLFSMPTSRQVIDRYKILIPVLGPVFRFAVIVQFTRTLASLLQSGLPLVESLRLTNATLSNQALQTALDDGLNKVVGGEPFSETIRAMPIFTSLAAALFRVGEQSGSMDDSAKLLADIYEAQLEDRVALMSSMIEPGLIISLGGIVGFVAWSLVAGMLSMYS; encoded by the coding sequence GTGCCACTTTATCGCTACAGCGCCATGAACGAACGCGGGGAAATCCAGCGCTCCACCCTGGTGGCCGCGGACCCGTCCGCGGCGGCGGCCAGCCTGGCCGGACGCGGACTGAGTCTGTTGCAGCTGCAGGAAACCGATGATGAAGCAACGGATTTTTCAGCGTCCCTGGCCCGAATGGGACGGGTGCGTCAGCGCGAGGTGATTATTTTTCTGCGCATGCTCGGTGCCCTGATCGGCTCCGGTATCACCATTACCGAGGCCATCAGCGTTTTGCAGGCCCAGAGCAGCGGTCGGCGTCTACGTGCCGTGCTGGAGGACATTAAAACCCATATTGAAGGGGGAATCTCTCTGAGCGAGGCACTGGCTCAATATCCACGCCTGTTTCCGGAAATTGCCGTTAACATGGTCCGGGCCGGAGAATCCGGTGGAATTCTTCAAGAAACCCTGAACAGCCTGGTTGTTTATCTGGAGAAAAAAGCGGCCCTACGACGCACGGTCATCCGGGCGTTCATCTATCCATCAATCGTCTTACTGGTGGCGATCGGCGTGATTATTTTTCTGGTGACATTTGTTATCCCACGCTTTCTCAGCCTGCTCGAAGGCCGCCCCTTACCGTGGAACACCCAATTACTCTTCGACCTGTCGCAGTTTCTCATCCGCTATCACACGCCGATTATTGTCGCGGTGTTGGGCACGGTGGCCCTTACGGTTGTGCTGTTTTCCATGCCGACGTCGCGGCAGGTTATCGACCGCTACAAAATCTTGATTCCAGTACTCGGTCCGGTGTTCCGTTTTGCCGTCATCGTTCAGTTTACGCGCACCCTCGCCTCGCTGTTGCAGAGCGGACTGCCGCTGGTGGAATCCTTGCGCCTGACCAACGCCACCTTGTCTAATCAGGCGCTGCAAACAGCACTGGACGACGGCCTTAACAAAGTGGTGGGCGGCGAGCCGTTTTCCGAAACGATACGCGCCATGCCGATTTTCACCAGCCTGGCCGCCGCCCTTTTCCGAGTTGGTGAACAATCGGGAAGCATGGATGATTCGGCCAAGTTGCTGGCCGATATTTACGAAGCCCAGCTGGAAGATCGTGTCGCCCTGATGAGTTCCATGATTGAACCGGGCCTGATCATCTCCCTCGGCGGCATTGTCGGTTTCGTCGCCTGGTCGCTGGTGGCGGGCATGCTCAGTATGTACAGCTGA